From a single Lolium rigidum isolate FL_2022 chromosome 7, APGP_CSIRO_Lrig_0.1, whole genome shotgun sequence genomic region:
- the LOC124678883 gene encoding ubiquitin carboxyl-terminal hydrolase 20-like, which yields MIEVMDKGGGIGYDIPHLYKDRLQAEGGLGISLTMKADLLVKTRDLIRASEVHTKQDSLPIHKIKQQSSNEKENKKRSFHSGEPHLVGGGLRNMGNTCFLNATLQSITHTVPLFQKLRCTDHSTPCSYDEDGFCSFCALKEHTEESIQRPGSVLMPTRFIDNLSKLNPGFIQGQQEDAHEFLRYLLDNLHKCTLDNTFDEKSIVKQVFEGRLKSQLTCHDCGHCPEILEPFLDLSLEIDQVDNLVAALESFTKVEQIGDAQNKLTCDSCNAEVCKDKRFVIDKAPDVVAFHLKRFATLDGSIDKIDKHVAYPSELDLKPFHSNPDKEGLKYDLYALVEHSGLPNFGHYVCTIRSSPTNWHLMNDSLVHSISETSALGQEAYILFYVRQGSFPWFSNIQEEAKLKKAKAAAASKSLKSFLQDQISSQLMKGMMTPRKKCFVKELDSLGQNASFGY from the exons ATGATTGAGGTAATGGACAAAGGAGGAGGGATAGGCTATGACATCCCCCACTTGTATAAGGACCGCCTTCAGGCAGAAGGTGGTCTAGGAATCTCTCTAACTATGAAGGCGGACTTGCTTGTAAAAACTAGAGATCTTATAAGAGCCTCTGAGGTGCACACTAAGCAGGACTCACTGCCCATTCATAAAATAAAGCAGCAGAGCTCCAATGAAAAGGAAAATAAGAAGCGGAGCTTCCATTCCGGGGAACCTCATTTAGTG GGAGGTGGTCTTCGGAATATGGGAAACACATGCTTTCTAAATGCAACTCTACAGAGCATCACTCACACTGTCCCACTTTTCCAGAAGCTCCGTTGCACCGACCACTCCACTCCATGCTCAT ATGATGAAGATGGGTTTTGTTCTTTCTGCGCCCTTAAAGAACATACGGAGGAGTCAATTCAAAGACCTGGGTCTGTTTTAATGCCAACAAGGTTCATAGATAATTTAAGCA AATTAAATCCAGGTTTTATACAAGGACAACAAGAGGATGCACATGAGTTCCTTCGTTACTTGCTAGATAATTTGCATAAGTGTACCCTTGACAATACTTTTGATGAGAAAAGTATTGTCAAGCAGGTGTTTGAAGGTCGATTAAAGAGCCAG TTGACATGCCATGATTGTGGCCACTGCCCGGAGATATTAGAGCCTTTCCTTGATCTCAGCTTGGAGATCGATCAGGTTGATAACCTTGTTGCTGCGCTGGAATCTTTTACCAAGGTGGAGCAAATAGGTGATGCACAGAACAAGCTAACCTGTGATAGTTGCAATGCTGAAGTTTGTAAGGACAAGCGGTTTGTGATTGataaagcaccagatgttgttgcATTTCATCTCAAGCGCTTCGCCACACTTGATGGTTCCATTGACAAGATTGACAAACATGTGGCATACCCATCAGAACTAGACTTGAAGCCATTCCACAGTAATCCAGACAAGGAG GGCCTAAAATATGATCTTTATGCCCTTGTTGAGCATTCTGGCTTACCTAACTTCGGCCATTATGTCTGCACCATTCGTTCTTCACCAACCAATTGGCACTTGATGAATGACTCACTT GTTCATTCCATTAGTGAGACAAGTGCACTAGGACAAGAAGCATATATTCTGTTCTATGTTAGGCAGGGCAGCTTTCCGTGGTTCTCAAATATTCAAGAGGAAGCTAAGCTGAAGAAAGCAAAGGCTGCAGCTGCATCTAAATCTTTGAAAAGCTTTTTGCAGGATCAGATTTCATCGCAGTTAATGAAGGGCATGATGACTCCAAGGAAAAAATGCTTTGTGAAGGAACTAGATTCACTGGGTCAGAACGCATCGTTTGGCTATTAG